A single genomic interval of Trichosurus vulpecula isolate mTriVul1 chromosome 6, mTriVul1.pri, whole genome shotgun sequence harbors:
- the LOC118855022 gene encoding olfactory receptor 5D18-like encodes MEDRNQSAAIIFILLGFSDRPDLQVPLFLLFLVIYVVTVLGNLGMIMIIRINPKLHTPMYFFLSHLSFVDFCYSTGVTPKLLENLIVEDRKISFGSCITQYFFTATSVLTEAFLLAVMAYDRFVAICDPLLYMVTMSQKRCTLLVTGAYVWGITSSLIFTYSLIILSFCGTTIIHNFLCEYSVILSASCSDRHLSEMILFILANFNVLSTLITILTSYVLIFVTIIKMKSASGRKKAFSTCASHLTVISIFYGTLLFLYCIPSSKISCLMVKVTSVFYTVVIPMLNPLIYSLRNKDVKEAVRKLMETKIFSF; translated from the coding sequence ATGGAAGACCGAAATCAGAGTGCTGCCATTATATTCATCCTGTTAGGATTCTCTGACCGCCCAGATCTCCAAGTCCCCCTCTTCCTTCTATTTCTGGTTATCTATGTGGTCACAGTGTTGGGAAATCTGGGCATGATTATGATCATCAGGATCAACCCCAAACTCCACACTCCTATGTACTTTTTCCTCAGTCACTTATCTTTTGTGGATTTCTGTTACTCCACTGGAGTTACACCCAAGCTCTTAGAAAACCTAATTGTGGAAGACAGAAAGATTTCTTTTGGAAGCTGCATCACCCAGTACTTTTTTACTGCTACCAGTGTGTTGACAGAAGCTTTCTTGTTGGCAGTGATGGCCTATGACCGTTTTGTGGCTATTTGTGATCCCCTTTTGTACATGGTTACCATGTCCCAGAAACGATGTACACTGCTGGTGACTGGGGCGTATGTATGGGGAATAACCTCTTCCCTCATATTTACCTACTCTCTGATTATACTTTCTTTTTGTGGGACTACCATCATTCATAATTTCCTCTGTGAATATTCTGTCATACTCTCTGCCTCCTGTTCAGACAGACATTTAAGTGAAATGATACTTTTCATTCTTGCAAATTTTAATGTCCTGAGCACCCTCATAACCATCCTCACATCCtatgttttaatttttgtaacCATCATAAAGATGAAGTCAGCCAGTGGGAGGAAGAAAGCCTTTTCCACCTGCGCTTCTCACCTGACTGTCATCTCCATCTTCTATGGgacccttcttttcctctattgtatccccagttctAAAATCTCATGCCTCATGGTCAAAGTGACTTCTGTGTTTTACACAGTGGTCATTCCAATGCTGAACCCCCTAATATACAGTCTGAGGAACAAAGATGTGAAAGAAGCTGTCAGGAAACTAATGGaaaccaaaatattttctttctaa
- the LOC118854168 gene encoding olfactory receptor 5D18-like, protein MMSPDRNRSSAVVFILLGFSDYPELQVPLFLLFLTIYVVTVVGNVGMIVIIKINPKLHTPMYFFLKHLSFIDFCYSIIITPKLLENLVAEDKSISIKGCITQFSTCVTCVVTEMIMLAVMAYDRFVAICNPLLYTVSMSPKCCGLLVTVAYSCGIISSIIVTYSILILSFCKTKIINNFACEYSVFLFASCSDKHFSELINSTVADLNAFCSLIIILTSYLFIFVTILKMPSAGVRYKAFSTCASHLTAVTIFYGTILFLYSIPNSQNSWLVVKVGSVFYLVVIPMLNPLIYSLRNNDVKETLRKLMDLQIISQ, encoded by the coding sequence ATGATGAGCCCTGACAGGAATCGGAGTAGTGCAGTTGTTTTCATCCTCTTAGGATTCTCTGATTATCCAGAGCTTCAGGTGCCCCTCTTTCTACTGTTCCTCACCATCTATGTAGTCACTGTGGTAGGGAATGTGGGCATGATTGTGATCATCAAGATCAACCCCAAACTCCATACCCCCATGTACTTTTTTCTAAAACACTTGTCCTTTATAGATTTCTGTTACTCCATTATAATTACACcaaaattgttagaaaatttaGTTGCAGAAGATAAAAGCATCTCTATCAAGGGCTGCATCACGCAGTTTTCCACTTGTGTCACCTGTGTGGTAACAGAGATGATCATGTTGGCAGTGATGGCCTATGACCGCTTTGTTGCTATATGTAATCCTTTGCTTTATACAGTTTCCATGTCCCCAAAATGCTGTGGCTTGCTAGTGACTGTGGCATATTCTTGTGGCATAATTTCTTCTATTATAGTCACCTACTCAATTCTTATACTTTCGTTTTGTAAAaccaaaatcattaataattttgcATGTGAATATTCTGTCTTCCTCTTTGCTTCCTGCTCTGATAAACACTTCAGTGAGTTGATAAACTCAACTGTTGCAGATCTCAATGCATTTTGCTCCCTCATCATCATTCTTACAtcctatctttttatttttgtcacaaTCCTTAAAATGCCTTCAGCCGGTGTGAGATATAAAGCTTTCTCCACTTGTGCCTCCCACTTGACGGCTGTTACCATCTTCTATGGAACCATCCTCTTTCTCTATAGTATTCCCAATTCCCAAAACTCATGGCTTGTAGTCAAAGTAGGATCTGTTTTTTATCTTGTAGTGATTCCTATGCTAAATCCCTTAATATATAGTCTAAGGAACAATGATGTGAAGGAAACCTTGAGGAAATTAATGGATCTCCAAATAATTTCTCAATAA